The genomic stretch ACGTTACctaggggctttccaaaagtcgCCTGGTTAACAGCAAAATACACCTTTTTCCTTCTCATCACTTAGTGGTTTGCAAGGGTGGTCGGAGCTCTGCCCAAAATCCAGGTGAAGACCAAACATATTATTTCTTACTATCAGTCACAAtatcgtggggcacctgggtggctcagtcggttaggtgtccaactctcgatttgggctcaggtcacgatctcacggtttgtgggatccagccccgagctgggctccatgcggacagcacagagtctgcttgggatcctctcgctccttctctttctgcccctcccctgctcgggcaCTCACATgcgcctgctctctctcaaagtaagtaaacttaaaaaggtatcataaaaaaaaaaaaaaaaaaaaaaagtatcataacTTTCAGCAGCCCCCTATACACAGAAAACAGAGACTTGAATAGCAAAAggggttcatttttaaaatatcaaaaaaaaggggcgcctgggtggcgcagtcggttaagcgtccgacttcagccaggtcacgatctcgcggtctgtgagttcgagccccgcgtcaggctctgggctgatggctcagagcctggagcctgtttccgattctgtgtccccctctctctctgcccctcccccattcatgctctgtctctctctgtcccaaaaataaataaacgttgaaaaaaaaaaaaaaattaaaaaaaaaaaaaaaaaccagtgaccATACAGATAGCTATAACAAGTGCATAAAGTGGTCAAGTTCACTGAGTATCACATACCCATCACTGAAAAGCCCTCTCTGAACAAGCGTCGTAGGAATGTGCTTTTCCCAGCTGTTTGCAGGGAGGTCTTCACTCGGGTTAGTGAACGTGGCCTGGGTGTGGGTTCAGGAGGCACGAAGCACGTTGTCACCTGAGGGGAGCATGCTCTCGAGCTCTCCCCGAGATTTCCCAGTGGTGCTCTCTCCCTTGAAATACTAATGGACTTCCTTGTTCTCTTCCCAGACTTCTGGTTAATGAAGCCTCCTTCTGTAACTAAaggatatgaaatatttttttttaatgtttatttttgacagagagagtgcatgtgcacgcAAGGGGGAggcactgggggcggggggtggggggtgcggacACAGGATCCGAATCGGGGATCCTGATCGGGgaagaacccgatgcggggctcgcgctcacgaaccgtaagatcacgacctgagctgaagcccagATGCtgacccgactgagccacccaggcgcccaggataTGAAATATTCTCGAAACCTGCCATTCCCATCGTGTTTTTGATGGTGTCGGAGAAACACTCTATCGGTGACAGCAATGCCCACACTTTACTAATTCCACGCACAACCGTGCTGAGGAAATGAGAGGAGTAGATACTCGAGATATGAGTGGGCAGGGAGCCTCTTTCCCCTGGGACGGGCTGTGAAGCCGTGTGAACAGCTGCCAGATTCTATTGTCACTAAAAGCGTGCCCTATAAGCAGCTCTCAACTGACGAGGAGCTGTGCGGCTTATGGACAACAATGGCCAAGCTATTGGCCTGTCTGGAAGGCCAGCACTCTCACCAGAGAAGGTACAAATCAgtccgggggggggggctgaaCCGCACTCTTTTCTCAGCGGCCATGGGAGACTTAAGCAGTACCAAGAGTCCCTCTCTCTGGGGTCTTCGACTTGGGGGTCGTGGCCACTGGCCATAGAATCCGGCAAATGGCAGGGGAAAGCCGGCCTACAGAAGGGACGCCCATACGGGGCGCAGCCCTGTGGAAGTCACTATGGGAATCTGAGGGGTGCATTAGAATAGGAcatacctggggcgcctgggtggctcaatcggttaagcgtccggcttcagctcaggtcatgatctcgcggctcgtgagttcgagccccgcgtcgggctctgtgctgacagctctgagcctggagcctgctttggattctgtgtctccctgtctctctgccccaccccccgcttatactctgtctccctttctcaataaaaaacattaaaaaaaaaaaaattaaaaaaaaaaatgggtcctGATGGGAAGAGACACCAATTCTGAAGGGGCTTTGCTTACCCAGTGGTACACGTGGGTGCCCAGAGTGCTATAGGGGAACCGGAACGGAACTTGTGAGTTTGGACCCGAGTCACGTTCCATCAGACCGGGAACACGCTTATATCCCATAATATCCagcaacaggcagagagaggtccTCCGCAGAGTAACAGTTTGACAGCAGACTGAAAACACTGGTTGTTAAAAACTGGGGAGACAGGGCCTGCAGGGCAATAAGCGGGTTGGTAACTGCAGGTAACGACCGAGAAAGGGACCCGGGTTCCTGGGTGTCCCCTTCTATGGACCCAACACTTTCtgcacacaaatgggggaggggggtgggaggcggtCAGGGGCTGGGAGAAAAGCTCCTGGAACTCTGATACAGAAACTCCACGGGAAGCCCCAGAGGGGGCTTTGAATGGACGCAGGGACTGGGAATGTGCAGGCTGAGAATGATGGGGGACGTGTGGACAGAAACTAGAACGTTTCAACAGGCTTGATGGGAAGAGCTGGTCTCAGTCACTGGCTGTTTGACAGAACGGCTAGGACGTCTCCCCAGGTCTGCCCGCAGCTGTAAATCCAAACCTGCTGGGGAGGCCCCGGATAGGGCTGCTCGGGTCGGTGGGACAAAGGTGAAAGCCGAACAAGAGCAGCCCCGTTTGAACGGCGTGAGGGACAGTGGCTTTGTCTCTCTTACTCGAACGCGTGATGGGGACGGATACTGGGTCTCTCTGGGGAACGTGCCGGTACCCAGAGCTGTGGCACAGGTGTGTAAACGGGAACCAGCAAACACCAATGGAGGCTCGCTACCTGGGGAGCACCAAGACGGCCAGAGCCCACGCAGTGTAGACAGGGGCTGGTGGGCTGGCTGGGCCGAGTCTCTGCGCCTTCCTGGGTGTGGGGTGTGGACCGCAGCTTATGGCAAAAGCCCGTCTGCGCGTCCAGCAACAAACAGTGCCGGGATTCTGGACTGGGTGGAGAACGTCCAACTTCCAACTTGCTGTCGGACAGTAGACAGAAGCAGCCCAATCACTGAAGGACGTGAAATCACCCTGCAAGTGAAACACTCCTAACGTCCCAGACGTCGTCCCGAGGCTCAGAACCAGCTGTTTAGAACTTAAGATACCGCGTGCCTTCCACGGGCCGCTTAAGTAGAAACTAAGGCGCGAttgcaaaagttttattttttaaatatcaggcGAAATGCTCATACAAAACAGCTATTCTGCTGAATTAGCGTCTAAAGTGCTCGAGCTCCCAGAGCATCGCACATGTGCCACCACAGCACACGTGTGCCCTGAGCCAGTGGCAGGGGACGGGCTTTCTTCCCTACAGTTTGCAGAGGTCCCCAGCTGTGTCAGGGGACACGGCCTGCACACAGATTCACACCGTGCGCGGCTCACTAGTGGCCAGCAAGAGCGGAGGCCTGACGTGTCCCGGAGTTTCCCCGCAGGCGCCTTCTTGATTGAAATACCACTGGCTGGAGGCCGTGAGGCCCTGGGTCTCTTCCCAGGCCTCCTGGTTGATCAAGGCCGCCTCTTTACTTGCCTCGGCAGAGAGTTCCAGCACCTGGGCAAAGCTCCTGCAGAAACAACAGGGCAGGTGAGGCCTTTTCGCTCTCTGTGCCCAAGAGCCAGACAGCCGGGGCACCTCAGCCTTCACGGCTGCGGTGTGGGGAAAGGGGTTACTTCCTGTGTGTTCGTGGGAAAACGCGGGAAGCTCCGTCTGAACAGAACCCAGAGACGCCTGTAAGAACAGGACTGGGCAGGCATAAAAGATGATCTCGGGAACACTGACGCCATGTCAGGGACCACGCCACAAAGGAACCGGGTGGTCCTCACGCAGCATACACGATGGCGGGGAAATCCACACTAAAGGAGCGTATCTGGCCAGCCGAACCTGAGACCCTTATCATCTGGAGCCCTCTGATGGGTCCCCCTTCAATCTCAGGGCACGTACAGGGGCAGCAAATGCCCCAGTATGCACCCGGCTGTTCTTCAAGAGTACCTTTCCAGTGTTCTAGGCATTTCAGGAAGTAAATTGAACATCACAAAGGAGAACACCACAAGATTCTTATAccgaagaagagaaggaaagcccCAGAGTGAAGAAAATCCCCTGCGGGCAAGATGCCGGTGGGGGAGCTGGCTGTGGGGAGCACTGGGACCTGGGGCACACGCATGTGAAACCCATCGGGCTATACTGTCAAGGTCTGTGCCTGTTCTCCATGCATTTACACTCCAGTAACAAGTTCTAAGATCACCCCAGGAGACACTTAAAGCGTGAACAGCCGATCCAAGGGCACCTGGAGTGCTGTCACTCTGAGAAAGTAAAGGGCTGGGGCTGTTAGTGCCCCCTTTCTCCCATGTGTGCTGGAGAACGCACACAGGGGTTTGCACTGACTTGGGAGGTGCTTtacccactcccctcccccgcctcagTGGACCCTTGCACCCTTGGCCTCTGCAAAACCACAGCTGCCTGCTCTCCTGAGTGTGGCAAGCTGCTCCCAACTTAAAATCTTTTCTGAAATACCTTCGGAGCTCTAGATCCTTCTTTTGGGTCATTTCCTTGAGTTCGCTCAGCAGGTTCAGagctttcaaattttcttctaaaCTGCCGATCCCAAGTTCTCCCAGCAGGTGGCATGTGGTCGTCAATTCACGCTGCAAACTGtctggaggggagaagggagggtcaGCCAAGGGTTTCAAGGCGCCCCAAGCAATGGATGCGAAGGTTGGGCAGCTGACTAGATTTTTCGCGTTCACTGGAATGCTCGTAGGCTACGCTCGCTCGCATCGCATCGTGAAGCTCAAAGGCAGAGAGGATCGGGTGGAGGGCGACATTCACGTGCTGGTACCGCCTCTGTGCCCCTTTGCCGGAGATCATGGCGGCCTGAGATCGTGGGTCAGGTTTGTCCGCCATGCAGGCAGTCACTGGAACAGACCTGGAAAGCCACTTCGATGTCCTCAACAGAAACCTACGCAAAAGGCCAAGGAAGTCTGTGCTACGAGCGACTTAAACCCAAGACCGTGGTTCCCTCTCTCCGTTCCCAGGatctctgtgcccccacccccgagACAGCAGCCTGTATCCACACTGTGTCCCACCTGCTCTAAGGAGACCAGCACCTGTCCGCTTCTGGCACACACACCTGTACACACGTCACAACTGCACACAGTAACAGCTTGAGACCTCGAGAAGGGTTTTTCCAAACACCTGACCTCTTAATACTTCTAATGGGGGTCTGAATCGCATCCTCCCCAAAAGACACGTTCGGGACCTAATCTTGAgtgcctgtgaatgtgacctccCTGGAAATGGAGTCTTGGTAGACATAACTGAGTTAGAATGAGGTCACAGGGCACGGTCTGATTGGTACCTGGCATCCTTCTAAGAAGAGGGGAATTCAGAAGTGGAATGCTCAAGGGCAAGGCTGTACGAAGACACAGGTGGACCGCAGTGAAGCTGTCACCAGCCAAGGAAAGCCAAGAACCGGGGGCaacaccagaagccaggagacagGCATGGAACGCCTCTTCCCTCAGAGCCTCTAGAAAGGTTCAGCTCGGCTGAggccttgatttcagacttcggGACCCTGAACTGATGGGAATAcgtttctattgttttaagctgcccAGTTTGTCACTGATTCCAGGAGCCACAGGACACTTGTACACTCCCCGAccccaactcctggcaaccacccatGGCACTTATGAGAGGCAGAGTCCAGGAGCCACAGGCGTGCGCGGCCACTGCGGTAATCCTAAAACCGGATGCCTGCACACAGAGAACTGCTCCACGAGGCTCCTTCCTTAAGACTCCACGCCACTGGCTTCCTATTTCATACTGGGAAAAGCTGGATTAAAAACCATCTCTGTCCGAGATTACCAATTCAGCAACAccctctgtgaccttgaactGTGTCtatggaaagttctggaaggaaAGTCCATCTGATTTTAGGTGGAGATGTCCTAGTACATCAGCCTCAGACAAAACATACTTAGATGGCTGGCAAGGGCCCTGCCTGGAAATGACCGGATTCCAGGACGGCTGAAAACTTGTTTGGGGAGGATACTTGctctaaagagaattttaagaccGAGCACGGCACTCTGCACGCCTGCTGATTTCTTCAAAGGGTTGGGCGGGAAGCCTAGGCAAGCGAGGGATCCCACGGAGCTGCTGAGAAGGAAGGACAGGCAGGGGATCAGCAGGTCTGAAGAGACCCGCCCCCAGTCTCAGGGGATTACATCTGCTCCCCAGGAGTGCCTTTCAGCAGGGCTTGGAATTACTGGCCCGTTCCAccgacctgggttcaaatcccagcacgGTCCTTACGTGGGGCACAAGTCTCGacaaaccccagctctgccggCCCCCGTGTCCTCTGCCATCTGATGAGGGATGCGCCATCCGCGTGACGCGACACAAGCGGATAAAGGTGGCTGGCACACAAGGAGCGCCGACACGCACGGGCCACTCGCTGGACCCGCTCCCTGTCCAGGAGCCGCCCTGTTTCCTACCTAAGAACTGCTGCCTGTCCCCGTCCAGGTGGATTGATTTCACCGGAAGCTCATGCCTCGTGGTGTCCAGGGCCGTCGCGAACGTCTTGTACTGCTCCTTAAAGCGCTCGGCCACAGCCTCGTAGGGGCTGAGCATCTCAATCTGCAGGCAGGAGAGAATGAGCTTTGTCAGACAAGACTCAGTCGTGCACTTGGGGAGTCCAACGGTCCGTGTGAGGTGAAGACACGCTGTTCTTTCAGAATCTCCTAAGGAATCCTCCAGGAAGCTTACATGGGTGTGGCAGCTCTCCAAAGGCTCAGCCGACAGCAAAGTGGCCCAGGCCGCCTATGAACATGGTTTCCAGAACATTCCAGGACCAGGCCCTCACCCTAGGGAGCTTGGGCCCTCCTGCTTCAGAGAATTGAGCTGAAATGTCTGCCCCCTTGTAAGGCTACCCCAGCAACCCCCTTCTCCTTCATACATGCTGTCAGGGTCCTCGTGGGGGGTTGTAAGGACACATTTGCTTacttgtctttccttttcctaaCACTGTGAGTTCCATGAGAACTGAGACCTTGATCTTAGGTCAGGGCCTGGCCGCAGGgtgtgctctctgtttctctctctcacacacacacacacacacacacacacacacacacggtattATGGGTTGATCGCGTTCCCCCAAATTCCTCTGTTGATGTCCCAACTCCCAGCACCTCAGAACACAACCtgatttggagacagggtcttcaCAGAAGTAACGGAGTTAAGATGAAGTCGTTAGGGTAAGTGGGCCCTGATCAGAGTTCGAgacatgcatcaggctctgtgctgatggtgcagagcctacttgggattctgtctgtctctctctctctccctctctctctctctccccctctctgccactcGAGTTTTCTCATTCCCAGGGCTCTGTCCCAGTGATGACCACACGGCACCAAGACCTCGTCTCCCACCAGCACCCTGGCCCTGCAGGGAGGCCCGGACTGCATCTTCGTGTCACTGAGCACAAGCGACAGGTGCCTAAAGAACACGTGCACGTGTGTGATGAAGGGACAGGTCCCTGCGGCTGGTTGGTACTTGACGTCACAGCCCCATCCTCTTAGAAGCTGTCACAGACTGACACCCAGCGGTGTCAAAAGCTGGCCGCAGAGTGAGAGCCCGGCGGCAGTGACACGTACCGTCAACAGTCCCTCCAACTTCCCCGCCGGGACCACCCCTCCGGGACACGTGGCTCGGAGACCAGTCACCGCTGACCTGAGCGTCTAGGATGTCTGCCAGCTCCCGCTTCCTCTGACAGAGGAGAAGTTTGCGCTTCAGCTCGTGGGCCTTTTTCTGCagcttctccctctctttgcacATTAGTAATAagtttctttctgccttttcttcgAATGGAACCAGGTTGTTCTCCATCTGTTGAGTGTGCAACAAGAGCTCAGGCCGGAGGAAACTCCTCTCTGCGGCTGACAAAGGCCACCTTCCACCCACATCACGCGGGAACGAGGCTCCGTTCTCACCTTTACGGCCAGTAGAGTCAGGAGCAACGTTTGAGATTCCATCATTTCCATCGACTCAGACGGGCCCTCGAGGGtgagaaaaagacatttttggttgccgACGAATTGGTATAAATCTAGCTCTCTCCCCCAGAGGGGCAGAAACCTAACCTTTACAAACTTTActcagttcaggagtttgaggaTTCTCTCCTGTAGGTCAACCCACTGTGTCTACTTTCCAGTTTAGTCTTTTTGGGCACtctgggagaaggcagaggaaggtcTGGCCCCCTCCCATGGCTGGCTGGTGAAGGGCCAGCCAGGGGGCACCCATCGGTCACCGCCGCACCAGAACCAGGTCTCGGGCCTCCCACCCCCGTGAGACCGCAGCCCAGCTGTCCTCCCCTGGGGAC from Prionailurus viverrinus isolate Anna chromosome A2, UM_Priviv_1.0, whole genome shotgun sequence encodes the following:
- the HAUS8 gene encoding HAUS augmin-like complex subunit 8 isoform X2, encoding MKGSRTQGGRVVESRYLQYEKKTTKKASAADALKTSGKMPEGTRRVHLLQKSKDSSGIGKGDLQSTLLEGHGTAPPDLDLSAINDKSMVRKTPQLEKTMSKKTESTSFSASQKKSPGPSESMEMMESQTLLLTLLAVKMENNLVPFEEKAERNLLLMCKEREKLQKKAHELKRKLLLCQRKRELADILDAQIEMLSPYEAVAERFKEQYKTFATALDTTRHELPVKSIHLDGDRQQFLDSLQRELTTTCHLLGELGIGSLEENLKALNLLSELKEMTQKKDLELRRSFAQVLELSAEASKEAALINQEAWEETQGLTASSQWYFNQEGACGETPGHVRPPLLLATSEPRTV
- the HAUS8 gene encoding HAUS augmin-like complex subunit 8 isoform X3; its protein translation is MPEGTRRVHLLQKSKDSSGIGKGDLQSTLLEGHGTAPPDLDLSAINDKSMVRKTPQLEKTMSKKTESTSFSASQKKSPGPSESMEMMESQTLLLTLLAVKMENNLVPFEEKAERNLLLMCKEREKLQKKAHELKRKLLLCQRKRELADILDAQIEMLSPYEAVAERFKEQYKTFATALDTTRHELPVKSIHLDGDRQQFLDSLQRELTTTCHLLGELGIGSLEENLKALNLLSELKEMTQKKDLELRRSFAQVLELSAEASKEAALINQEAWEETQGLTASSQWYFNQEGACGETPGHVRPPLLLATSEPRTV
- the HAUS8 gene encoding HAUS augmin-like complex subunit 8 isoform X1; the protein is MADSSGRSAGKPSSGGPGTPSRAKMKGSRTQGGRVVESRYLQYEKKTTKKASAADALKTSGKMPEGTRRVHLLQKSKDSSGIGKGDLQSTLLEGHGTAPPDLDLSAINDKSMVRKTPQLEKTMSKKTESTSFSASQKKSPGPSESMEMMESQTLLLTLLAVKMENNLVPFEEKAERNLLLMCKEREKLQKKAHELKRKLLLCQRKRELADILDAQIEMLSPYEAVAERFKEQYKTFATALDTTRHELPVKSIHLDGDRQQFLDSLQRELTTTCHLLGELGIGSLEENLKALNLLSELKEMTQKKDLELRRSFAQVLELSAEASKEAALINQEAWEETQGLTASSQWYFNQEGACGETPGHVRPPLLLATSEPRTV